A genomic window from Vitis riparia cultivar Riparia Gloire de Montpellier isolate 1030 chromosome 16, EGFV_Vit.rip_1.0, whole genome shotgun sequence includes:
- the LOC117933104 gene encoding stilbene synthase 5-like, translated as MASIEEIRNAQRAKGPATILAIGTATPDHCVYQSDYADYYFRVTKSEHMTELKKKFNRICDKSMIKKRYIHLTEEMLEEHPNIGAYMAPSLNIRQEIITAEVPKLGKEAALKALKEWGQPKSKITHLVFCTTSGVEMPGADYKLANLLGLETSVRRVMLYHQGCYAGGTVLRTAKDLAENNAGARVLVVCSEITVVTFRGPSEDALDSLVGQALFGDGSAAVIVGSDPDVSIERPLFQLVSAAQTFIPNSAGAIAGNLREVGLTFHLWPNVPTLISENIEKCLNQAFDPLGISDWNSLFWIAHPGGPAILDAVEAKLNLEKKKLEATRHVLSEYGNMSSACVLFILDEMRKKSLKGEKATTGEGLDWGVLFGFGPGLTIETVVLHSVPMVTN; from the exons ATGGCTTCAATTGAGGAAATTAGAAACGCTCAACGTGCCAAGGGTCCGGCCACCATCCTAGCCATTGGCACAGCTACTCCCGACCACTGTGTCTACCAGTCTGATTATGCTGATTACTATTTCAGAGTCACTAAGAGCGAGCACATGACTGAGTTGAAGAAGAAGTTCAATCGCATAT GTGACAAATCAATGATCAAGAAGCGTTACATTCATTTGACCGAAGAAATGCTTGAGGAGCATCCAAACATTGGTGCTTATATGGCTCCATCTCTCAACATACGCCAAGAGATTATCACTGCTGAGGTACCTAAACTTGGTAAAGAAGCAGCATTGAAGGCTCTTAAAGAATGGGGTCAACCAAAGTCCAAGATCACCCATCTTGTATTTTGTACAACCTCCGGTGTAGAAATGCCCGGTGCAGATTACAAACTCGCTAATCTCTTAGGCCTTGAAACATCGGTTAGAAGGGTGATGTTGTACCATCAAGGTTGCTATGCAGGTGGAACTGTCCTTCGAACTGCTAAGGATCTTGCAGAAAATAACGCAGGAGCACGAGTTCTTGTGGTGTGCTCTGAGATCACTGTTGTTACATTTCGTGGGCCTTCCGAAGATGCTTTGGACTCTTTAGTAGGTCAAGCCCTTTTTGGTGATGGGTCAGCAGCTGTGATTGTTGGATCAGATCCAGATGTCTCGATTGAACGACCCCTCTTCCAACTTGTTTCAGCAGCCCAAACCTTTATTCCTAATTCAGCAGGTGCTATTGCGGGTAACTTACGTGAGGTGGGACTCACCTTTCACTTGTGGCCTAATGTGCCTACTTTGATTTCCGAGAACATAGAGAAATGCTTGAATCAGGCTTTTGACCCACTTGGTATTAGCGATTGGAACTCGTTATTTTGGATTGCTCACCCTGGTGGCCCTGCAATTCTTGATGCAGTTGAAGCAAAACtcaatttagagaaaaagaaacttgAAGCAACAAGGCACGTGTTAAGTGAGTATGGTAACATGTCTAGTGCATGTGTcttgtttattttggatgagATGAGAAAGAAATCCCTAAAGGGGGAAAAAGCCACCACAGGTGAAGGATTGGATTGGGGAGTACTATTCGGTTTTGGGCCAGGCTTGACCATTGAGACCGTTGTGCTGCATAGCGTTCCTATGGTTACAAATTGA
- the LOC117933105 gene encoding stilbene synthase 4-like translates to MASVEEIRNAQRAKGPATVLAIGTATPDNCLYQSDFADYYFRVTKSEHMTELKKKFNRICDKSMIKKRYSHLTEEMLEEHPNIGAYMAPSLNIRQEIITAEVPKLGKEAALKALKEWGQPKSKITHLVFCTTSGVEMPGADYKLANLLGLETSVRRVMLYHQGCYAGGTVLRTAKDLAENNAGARVLVVCSEITVVTFRGPSETALDSLVGQALFGDGSAAVIVGSDPDLLIERPLFQLVSAAQTFIPNTQGAIAGNLREVGLTFHLWPNVPTLISENIEKCLTQAFDPIGINDWNSLFWIAHPGGPAILDAVEAKLSLDKQKLKATRQVLSEYGNMSSACVLFIMDEMRKKSLKEEKTTTGEGLDWGVLFGFGPGLTIETVVLHSIPRDSN, encoded by the exons ATGGCGTCTGTGGAGGAAATTAGAAATGCTCAGCGTGCCAAGGGTCCGGCCACCGTTCTAGCCATTGGCACAGCTACCCCGGACAACTGTCTGTACCAGTCTGATTTCGCTGATTACTATTTTCGGGTCACTAAGAGCGAGCACATGACCGAGCTCAAGAAGAAGTTCAACCGCATTT GTGATAAATCAATGATCAAGAAGCGTTATAGTCATTTGACTGAAGAAATGCTTGAGGAGCACCCAAACATTGGTGCTTATATGGCTCCATCTCTTAACATACGTCAAGAGATTATTACTGCTGAGGTACCCAAGCTTGGTAAGGAAGCGGCATTGAAGGCTCTTAAAGAGTGGGGTCAACCCAAATCCAAGATTACCCATCTTGTATTTTGTACAACTTCGGGTGTAGAAATGCCCGGTGCCGACTATAAACTCGCTAATCTCCTAGGCCTTGAAACATCAGTCAGAAGAGTAATGTTGTACCATCAAGGGTGCTATGCAGGTGGAACTGTCCTTCGAACCGCTAAGGATCTTGCTGAGAATAATGCAGGAGCACGGGTTCTCGTGGTGTGCTCTGAGATCACCGTTGTTACATTCCGTGGGCCTTCTGAAACTGCTTTGGACTCTTTAGTTGGCCAAGCCCTTTTTGGTGATGGTTCTGCAGCTGTAATTGTTGGATCAGATCCAGATCTCTTGATTGAACGACCACTCTTCCAGCTAGTCTCAGCGGCCCAAACATTCATCCCCAATACCCAAGGTGCTATTGCAGGCAACTTACGTGAAGTGGGTCTCACCTTTCATTTATGGCCTAATGTGCCAACTTTGATCTCCGAAAATATAGAGAAATGTTTGACTCAGGCTTTTGACCCAATTGGAATCAACGATTGGAATTCCTTATTTTGGATTGCTCATCCAGGTGGCCCAGCTATTCTTGATGCAGTTGAAGCAAAATTGAGTTTGGATAAACAAAAACTTAAAGCAACAAGACAAGTTCTAAGTGAATATGGGAACATGTCAAGTGCTTGTGTCTTGTTTATTATGGATGAGATGAGAAAGAAATCattgaaggaagaaaaaacaacaacagGTGAAGGATTGGATTGGGGTGTCTTGTTTGGCTTTGGACCAGGCTTAACCATCGAGACTGTTGTCCTCCATAGTATTCCTAGGGATTCCAATTGA